The sequence below is a genomic window from Ipomoea triloba cultivar NCNSP0323 chromosome 2, ASM357664v1.
GTTGCACTTAACGGACCcggtaccaaaaaaaaaaaaaaaaagagcatcaAAAATGATTAGAAGGGAATAAAAAACAACGGTGAAAGATCAATGCAAAGACACGACAGCAACAATCACAAGCATAGTAGTCAACACAAGGAAAAGGTTATCATTGCAATATTGCCCCATTCATTGGATTAACTTgacaagtgttttttttttttttgaaaacacttgACAAGTGTTTTCTTTGCTAAAACCTTCAAATATTGACGTTAGTCATCACTTTTTATAGGAAATGGTATAGTTGCATTTGAATCATTCTTtacttaaataataaaatacacttaaattttgatttatttaaagttttagatttaatttttctaatttttatttcatatatCACACCATTATCAAATTAGTATCAATATAAATTGagtttatctttaaaaaaaaaacttttacaTATATAAGAGTACAATTATTTACCgcttttgttttaaatttctaCACATTTGCAATTATACTTCACTTTTTTAATGCATCtaaaatcattaatttaatatgatatatatatatatatatatatatatatatatatatatatatatatatatatatggggttcGGGTGAGAAGAAAAGCGCATGTGCGAAGCTaagtgagatagaatctcagccctagataaacaaaaaaaaaaaaaaaacgccacctacgaacttcagcaatgtgcactataaggcacaacaatgtgcactggaggcacaaagatgtgaaacaatcaaacaattattgaaaaaaattaaatttaatgtaggatcttcaacacaaatcataaacgaccataaataataaacaaacaaacaatattcaattcaaattagtaattactaattagtgatcaagattaaatgatcattttaaaagaaattcgTCATCTACAATtagtgtacacatgaatatatattcatgtgtatagTACGTGTAATATTCATGTGTACAGTACacaatattttgaatttttttttttaaaaaaaaaaaagaaaaaccaaaagCATGCCGGCTGACTCGCGGGCCTACCAACCCGGCCGCGTAGGACGGGTTAGGGTTGTATGAATCATAGCTTGCAGGCCTGATGGGCCACCCGCAACCGCAAAAGCCAGCCAAAAATTAAATCCGTAGTGGTGTGgaccggcccgctttgacaatactaatttcatcatatttctcacctaagacaattgtttcacatgatccTTTATATATGATATAGTAAAATACGGATGTACGATTAGAATACTCAGTATtaataaatgcgccttttataggtAGCCTTGGGAGGGGTTCCGGCCTAGCGGCATGCGCTACGCGTGTCGAACATGCACCGGCCAGTGTAACTGCCCAATCGCTCGGTAGCCAGGTGTTAGCCTCGGATAAGCTTAGGTTCCAACCCAAAATAGGGTACTAACGTAGGTCGGGACGATAGTCCGACCGGTCTGTAGAGACCGGGATAACGACGGGCTCTAGAGAACCAAAAATACACCCCCTGGGGCGGAATGTAGACCGGGAGGTCGGTACAAATAGAccgggattttatccctatcaatatatatatatatatatatatatatatatatgattacaTAAGTTCTTAATTtttacaccaattattgatgtctttttttttttttttgaaagtaaattATTGAGGTCTACTTAGCACAAACATGATAAATTTCAGTATACCCTAACTAATGAAACGTGTCTGACCAAAAAGTTCTGCACCaactaacatatatatgttCTTACATTACCTTTTCTACCTTCATTCTGAGCTGAGCCAGTAACATGCAATACACTCATTAATCACGTGAAGGGACAGATATTCTATTCTTCAAAGGATATGCTACATAAATATATGATAACCAATTCTATATACAGATCGATCTgttcaatattaatttattttccactTATATTCTTAGAGAGAGATGGACCTATGGTATAACAATACGAAAATTTTAAgcgaaaatattatttatatttttgagaGCTATATATGTCTTACGACCCGTTTGTCACATTTAAATCTAATAATTGGTCAATGTATTAGGGAATAGAAAATGAGATTAAAGTCCCATCTTCAACTAATAGGTATAGAACAAGTCGACCTAAACGGATTTACCTTGATCTCTTTTCCGTTAAAACCACCAAGCATAGTTTACATAATGTACCATCTAATTTAATGGTTGTACGATTTTCCTCATAAAAATAAATCGACATAAAAGCAAACCATAAATTCACTTATGTGGACTGATTAGAAGAACACATGAAATAGTATCCCACTGTAGTCTGCGGCACGTACACACCCAGTTTTGGGTCCAGCATGTTTTGTATACATGCCCTACTACACAAAtgttcattataattataaataatattcattaGGCCCACGTACAAGGTATTGCTTCAATCATAACAAATGTTCTTCACGAGTACCGTATGTTAGCATCATGTAGAATCAATATCACGATTCACGATTGTGGGCAAGAATCAATATCTCAATTTTTTACCTCAACTCAGTTATAGTACTATTTTCACTTTTCCTTGTTCATTAAagcaaatactaattttggtTTCACGagtattagtaaaatgacaattttagtcaacATGCTTAATTTTTACATACCAATTTTTATTCACAACTAtaattttagtaccaattttcatccataaCTATTGGTTTAGTGTTAAAATTCATCACAAAAATCACTCATCTGTTTAAGGCATgttaaaatctaaaatttttaagaatattttcGTTCTTTCAACTTAAGATCTCAATTTGAGCATTAATAAAGATATATAAGTTTTAAGATCAATCCCAATTTATAATTCTCTTATTGTACCTTAATTTGAAGATGAAAACTATAAATTGGAATCAATCTTATGACTTAAATCCCTTTATTAATGCTCAAATTGTAATCTTAAACTTCAgcttatttacaaaaatattagtatttcttgattttaaacataaaactttatctgtttaattttttgtgatCAACATCTAGATtcattctctttcttctttttttttttttttttgttcttttttacgAGATGTGTTGTTTTTACCTAATCTTGTCCCTATCTAGACATCTTAGCACCAGACGtccagttcttatatcgtggacgcGGTCCACAATGTGGGAGACCGAGCCCCGTAATTGgcactacagttcattccaaaagatactgtcttacatttgttttgatattatcgaatgaaactgtagttatatcaaaatgtaactgtagttgtgttgaaatgtaactgcagtgtatatgaaaagatactgaataacagtttcacatttgtgtttgatattatcgaatgaaactgtagttatatccaaatgtaactgtagttgtgttgaaatgtaactgcagtgtatatgaatagatattgaataacagtttcacttttgtgtttttatattatcgaatgaaactgtagttatatcaaaatgtaactgcagttgtgttgaaatgtaactgaagttgtgttgaaatgtaactgcagtatatatgaaaagaaagtgagtggcgcgaattcatccgtctgttttcattaatcaaaacgacgtcgttttgggaccgcggtccacaatgcattgtggaccacggtctacgatataatttgcgccagACGTCCAGACCTGTTGGGTGCTTCCGTTAGTTTAATTTTGATGTATGTGGTCCTGTTTCCTTCCCTGGATATTGTTGAGTATGGCATGATTATTTGAAACAACTAGATTGGGTTGTAGGACTGAATAAGtgcataaattaatttatatataaaaatataaataggaTAAGGGATtcgaattttagaaaataacaaaaatcaaGTCGTGTAACACATAATTTCCTTTGGGTGCATCATCGTAccttcatcaaaaaaaaaaaaaaaaaaacttactagTAAACCTTCACCATCTTACCAAAAAATCTTCCGATACTCCCTTAGCTTCCTTATAGAAATATCTTTTGATAGGACATTATTCCAGGAAAATCTTTCGattctcaaatttaaaatttaccaaCTTTTCCTAAACTTTCTCAAAAATATCGATCATTGAAACCCAATCAATTCcataaaaattaatcaaatagaaGATTAAGTCTTCTCAACAAATAACTAGATAAGCAACTTACATTCTTGATCAATGTGTAATGAAAATTCCTACAAACTTATCCATTACTCTTTTCGGTGTATTGAATTtcttttgttataattttgattattctATTGTCATTGAGTGTATACTAGATTCTACTTTGTAAAACGTGCAAAATTAGAATTCCATGAAGAGTTCTATAACATGGATTCTCATTTTTTATTCGCTGACGTAGCAAGATATGATAAAGTTCAACATTAAACTTTTGTGTGAGAGAGTAAAAGTAGGAAGTAGAACTTAAAAGttcaagtagtattttccttccATGAAGCCTGAAGAAAGCTCTATAAAGTTACATGGGTCTGGTTCCAgtttggaaatgcacaattaaatGTGGCGTGAAGCGTTTTCAAACACTATGTGgtgcatttatatatatctaatgGTGCAATCCGCACGGGAAACGCTATCCTCATTTGAACCAGTATCAAAGTTACATATTCAAATTCAATGTAAATGCATATATCACAGAATATAATAGTTGGAGGTGGGAATTAGGGGGAGAACATGCTATTGGCAGGGGGTATGGAGCTAGCATAGGCTGAAGAAATAGATATGGAGTGATGGAATGAGATAATGTTTTTCTGGCTATGCTTTAAGGTTTGGTCCACCATATATGAAGCCAAACAATCAACTAGCAGGCTTTTTACCATCATTCGACAAAAGATGAGTCCAACTTCTCGCCCCATACTCACTGGTTTGAATTGAAGCTAGACAGCCAAATCGAGATGGAATGCGATATGAAAATGAGACCTCAACAAATATTCtactctcttctcttctcttgatTGGGGTGGTGGTGGAGTGGGGCTGGATGGGTTTATGCCTGTGATTGGCTTCACACAGATTTggtttacaaaaatttaatatcatttttgaaaataaatctATTTCCACTACTAGCTTTGGAAtataattccttttttttttttttcattccacGAATTAAACAACAGTTTTTAGGGTTAAATTCCAAACTCTcaagcaacattttttttttttggtatactCAGAGTTTCCACCATCGAACACGTGACCAATCCCTTCGTTGCTGAATTGTAAGCACCTTTTTAGGTAGGACAACTAGCCTGGAGATTTAAGGATGCCTAATACCCCAATACCCAATGCCAAGGATCGAACCCTTGACCTTTGGATGTCCCATACCCAATACAAAGGTCAAGGGTTCGATCCTTAGCATTGGGTATTGGACATCCTTAAATCTCCATGCTAGCTGTCCCACCCAAAGAGGTTTACCTACAATTCAACAACGAAGGATGGATGAGTCCCTTGCTACTTAACCACACTCCAGGTTATCTCTCAAGCAACATTAGGTATACACAAAGCTTAATTCAATTTATAGCACCATCCTGAAATAAGTCATTTGAAGTTGAGTACAAAAGTTCAAATCAACAGTTGTCACTTGCACACAATTCTTTTTATAACAAAACCAGATATCtaatcttgaattcttgatgtGAGTATATGCTGAAATGCAGTGCCCATATCAAGGGCCGTTAAATAATGTTACCTTCTGGCTTCCATATGTGAAGGAGCCGGTCGTAGAACGAGCATGTAGCTATAGCtgtattcttcctttttcctTCCATACATAAAGATCCTCTTTGCCAGTCTGCTCCATATGCAAGTGATCCATGTTTCTTGTACGTTTCCATTACTTCGGGTTCATCCCTTTCTACATTAACAACTGCAAAACCGTTGTGCATACAAGCTGTCAAAACTATGCCAGGTACAACGGGATGATACTTGATTCTCCAAACTCCGCCATGTAAGGATATTGATCTCTCATTTACAGGTCTCGATATTGATCTCACATCCCATATCCTTAGATGTTCATCATAGCTACCGGTGAGTAAGGTGTTAGGATCGCTTGGGTTTTTCGTAATGCAACAGACGCCCATTGTGTGCACTTTCGTATTCTGGAATACCAACTTAGATGGATCATCTCGCGAATCCCAGCAACTGAATTTGCAGTCATCTGAGCCGGTGTACACAAGTTGTGGTTGATGAATGTCAAAGGAGGCGGCCCAAACTTCAAAGTCGTGTGCTTTCCATTCTTGGGTTCTTAGTTGAGACTCATGTAGTGAAAGTATTGAGACTGAACCATCTGATAGGCCCACTGCGATGGATGAAGCCGAAGGGTTCCAGTCTAAGCACAAGCACATAGAGGAACTGACATGATCATGAGAGATCTCTTGCAGATGATTCCCTGCAAGAATTGGATTTTGTTTACATATATTTTCATGGAAGCACTTTGTTATTTCCCAAGCAAATGGATATTTTCTAAACAATATAGTACATAAAAGTTGCAGGATTCATataactacaaaaaaaaaaaaacgagaaCTTTTCACAATACttgaaataataaaaaggaaaggAGAACTATGGTTTTTACAATCACTTAGGACGGTGTAGCACTACTGCTCATCTTTATGTAGATGCAACTCTACTCATTTCATCAGCAAAAAGAGAATAGAAAACACAAATTAGAGAGTTCTTGCATAGTGAGCATACACTGGGAAGAATCAGGAACCATACCGTTGAAATTTAGTGTGCTTGCAACTCAATTCAAATCCCCACCCAAAAAGAGGATCAACAATACATGCATTATCATAATTAAACACAGGAAAAATGGAGGAAGCCATGAATCTATTCACAAAAATTCACCAAtcactttttcaaaaaattccTGATGCTTGCACATTCTTGATTTTCGTTACACGAAACTGACATTATTAGATTTTAGTATTGTAAGATGTAGTTTTGCCAATGTTAGGAACTTTCTTGTTTCATTTCAACTTCCTTTAGAATGGTTGCCCTTTAACATTATACTCTAGCAGTCATAAGAAGTCTCACAACGTCATCTCTAAGA
It includes:
- the LOC116011085 gene encoding diphthine methyltransferase, yielding MEAAHCYLDGNADAVEFCPHESFHHVLAASTYTLQEGDNPSRSGSISLFDVNADEGRLELLHRVETAGIFDIKWSPVGGNVGPLLAQADAEGYVRVHRLESSSDESEVQGNHLQEISHDHVSSSMCLCLDWNPSASSIAVGLSDGSVSILSLHESQLRTQEWKAHDFEVWAASFDIHQPQLVYTGSDDCKFSCWDSRDDPSKLVFQNTKVHTMGVCCITKNPSDPNTLLTGSYDEHLRIWDVRSISRPVNERSISLHGGVWRIKYHPVVPGIVLTACMHNGFAVVNVERDEPEVMETYKKHGSLAYGADWQRGSLCMEGKRKNTAIATCSFYDRLLHIWKPEGNII